Proteins from a single region of Primulina tabacum isolate GXHZ01 chromosome 5, ASM2559414v2, whole genome shotgun sequence:
- the LOC142547444 gene encoding GPN-loop GTPase QQT1-like isoform X1, with protein sequence MVFGQVVIGPPGSGKTTYCNGMSQFLPLIGRKVAVINLDPANDSLPYDCAINIEELIKLSDVMAEHSLGPNGSLIYCMDYLEKNIDWLESKLKPLLKVTSYNQNTQTCLEMTALLPFQDVILPDDHYLLFDFPGQVELFFLHENAKRVIMKLMKDLNLRLTAVHLVDAHLCSDPGKYVSALLLSLSTMLHLELPHVNVLSKIDLIESYGKLAFNLDFYTDVQDLSYLQHYLDQDPRSAKYKKLTKELCEVIEDYSLVNFTTLDIQDKVSVGNLVKLIDKSNGYIFAGIEASAIEFSKITVGPVDWDYYRYPFSTWMFYLAIWISKLLSSCLFSLLATH encoded by the exons ATGGTGTTTGGTCAGGTGGTGATAGGGCCTCCGGGCTCCGGAAAGACGACATATTGCAATGGCATGTCCCAATTCCTGCCACTCATCGGCAG GAAGGTCGCTGTAATTAATTTGGATCCCGCTAATGATTCTTTACC ATATGATTGTGCTATAAACATTGAGGAGTTGATTAAACTTTCCGATGTCATGGCTGAGCATTCTCTTGGTCCGAACGGAA GTCTTATTTATTGCATGGACTATTTGGAGAAGAACATTGATTGGTTAGAATCCAAACTGAAACCCTTGCTCAAAG TAACGAGTTATAATCAAAATACTCAAACGTGCTTGGAGATGACCGCTTTACTGCCATTCCAGGATGTTATCCTACCAGATG ATCACTATCTTCTCTTCGATTTCCCTGGCCAAGTGGAACTGTTTTTCCTTCACGAAAATGCAAAGAGAGTTATCATGAAACTCATGAAGGACTTAAATCTCAGG TTAACGGCAGTGCACTTAGTCGATGCCCATCTTTGCAGTGATCCTGGAAAGTATGTGAGTGCATTGCTTTTGTCTTTGTCTACTATGCTACACTTGGAACTCCCGCATGTCAACGTTTTGTCTAAGATTGATCTTATCGAAAGCTATGGAAAGCTTG CTTTCAACCTTGATTTTTATACCGATGTACAAGATCTATCTTATTTGCAGCACTACCTCGATCAGGATCCTCGATCGGCTAAGTACAA GAAGCTAACGAAGGAGCTGTGCGAGGTGATAGAAGATTACAGTCTTGTCAATTTCACGACTTTAGATATTCAA GATAAAGTGAGTGTTGGAAATCTCGTTAAACTTATTGACAAGAGCAACGGGTATATATTTGCTGGCATTGAAGCGAGTGCGATCGAGTTTAGTAAAATCACAGTTGGTCCCGTTGATTGGGATTATTATAGATATCCTTTTTCTACTTGGATGTTTTATCTAGCTATATGGATTTCTAAATTGCTGTCTTCATGTCTTTTTTCTTTACTTGCAACTCACTAG
- the LOC142547444 gene encoding GPN-loop GTPase QQT1-like isoform X4, whose amino-acid sequence MILYRIQLFGLIYCMDYLEKNIDWLESKLKPLLKVTSYNQNTQTCLEMTALLPFQDVILPDDHYLLFDFPGQVELFFLHENAKRVIMKLMKDLNLRLTAVHLVDAHLCSDPGKYVSALLLSLSTMLHLELPHVNVLSKIDLIESYGKLAFNLDFYTDVQDLSYLQHYLDQDPRSAKYKKLTKELCEVIEDYSLVNFTTLDIQDKVSVGNLVKLIDKSNGYIFAGIEASAIEFSKITVGPVDWDYYRYPFSTWMFYLAIWISKLLSSCLFSLLATH is encoded by the exons ATGATTCTTTACCGTATCCAATTATTTG GTCTTATTTATTGCATGGACTATTTGGAGAAGAACATTGATTGGTTAGAATCCAAACTGAAACCCTTGCTCAAAG TAACGAGTTATAATCAAAATACTCAAACGTGCTTGGAGATGACCGCTTTACTGCCATTCCAGGATGTTATCCTACCAGATG ATCACTATCTTCTCTTCGATTTCCCTGGCCAAGTGGAACTGTTTTTCCTTCACGAAAATGCAAAGAGAGTTATCATGAAACTCATGAAGGACTTAAATCTCAGG TTAACGGCAGTGCACTTAGTCGATGCCCATCTTTGCAGTGATCCTGGAAAGTATGTGAGTGCATTGCTTTTGTCTTTGTCTACTATGCTACACTTGGAACTCCCGCATGTCAACGTTTTGTCTAAGATTGATCTTATCGAAAGCTATGGAAAGCTTG CTTTCAACCTTGATTTTTATACCGATGTACAAGATCTATCTTATTTGCAGCACTACCTCGATCAGGATCCTCGATCGGCTAAGTACAA GAAGCTAACGAAGGAGCTGTGCGAGGTGATAGAAGATTACAGTCTTGTCAATTTCACGACTTTAGATATTCAA GATAAAGTGAGTGTTGGAAATCTCGTTAAACTTATTGACAAGAGCAACGGGTATATATTTGCTGGCATTGAAGCGAGTGCGATCGAGTTTAGTAAAATCACAGTTGGTCCCGTTGATTGGGATTATTATAGATATCCTTTTTCTACTTGGATGTTTTATCTAGCTATATGGATTTCTAAATTGCTGTCTTCATGTCTTTTTTCTTTACTTGCAACTCACTAG
- the LOC142547444 gene encoding GPN-loop GTPase QQT1-like isoform X3 yields MVFGQVVIGPPGSGKTTYCNGMSQFLPLIGRKVAVINLDPANDSLPYDCAINIEELIKLSDVMAEHSLGPNGSLIYCMDYLEKNIDWLESKLKPLLKDHYLLFDFPGQVELFFLHENAKRVIMKLMKDLNLRLTAVHLVDAHLCSDPGKYVSALLLSLSTMLHLELPHVNVLSKIDLIESYGKLAFNLDFYTDVQDLSYLQHYLDQDPRSAKYKKLTKELCEVIEDYSLVNFTTLDIQDKVSVGNLVKLIDKSNGYIFAGIEASAIEFSKITVGPVDWDYYRYPFSTWMFYLAIWISKLLSSCLFSLLATH; encoded by the exons ATGGTGTTTGGTCAGGTGGTGATAGGGCCTCCGGGCTCCGGAAAGACGACATATTGCAATGGCATGTCCCAATTCCTGCCACTCATCGGCAG GAAGGTCGCTGTAATTAATTTGGATCCCGCTAATGATTCTTTACC ATATGATTGTGCTATAAACATTGAGGAGTTGATTAAACTTTCCGATGTCATGGCTGAGCATTCTCTTGGTCCGAACGGAA GTCTTATTTATTGCATGGACTATTTGGAGAAGAACATTGATTGGTTAGAATCCAAACTGAAACCCTTGCTCAAAG ATCACTATCTTCTCTTCGATTTCCCTGGCCAAGTGGAACTGTTTTTCCTTCACGAAAATGCAAAGAGAGTTATCATGAAACTCATGAAGGACTTAAATCTCAGG TTAACGGCAGTGCACTTAGTCGATGCCCATCTTTGCAGTGATCCTGGAAAGTATGTGAGTGCATTGCTTTTGTCTTTGTCTACTATGCTACACTTGGAACTCCCGCATGTCAACGTTTTGTCTAAGATTGATCTTATCGAAAGCTATGGAAAGCTTG CTTTCAACCTTGATTTTTATACCGATGTACAAGATCTATCTTATTTGCAGCACTACCTCGATCAGGATCCTCGATCGGCTAAGTACAA GAAGCTAACGAAGGAGCTGTGCGAGGTGATAGAAGATTACAGTCTTGTCAATTTCACGACTTTAGATATTCAA GATAAAGTGAGTGTTGGAAATCTCGTTAAACTTATTGACAAGAGCAACGGGTATATATTTGCTGGCATTGAAGCGAGTGCGATCGAGTTTAGTAAAATCACAGTTGGTCCCGTTGATTGGGATTATTATAGATATCCTTTTTCTACTTGGATGTTTTATCTAGCTATATGGATTTCTAAATTGCTGTCTTCATGTCTTTTTTCTTTACTTGCAACTCACTAG
- the LOC142547444 gene encoding GPN-loop GTPase QQT1-like isoform X2 has protein sequence MVFGQVVIGPPGSGKTTYCNGMSQFLPLIGRKVAVINLDPANDSLPYDCAINIEELIKLSDVMAEHSLGPNGSLIYCMDYLEKNIDWLESKLKPLLKVTSYNQNTQTCLEMTALLPFQDVILPDDHYLLFDFPGQVELFFLHENAKRVIMKLMKDLNLRLTAVHLVDAHLCSDPGKYVSALLLSLSTMLHLELPHVNVLSKIDLIESYGKLAFNLDFYTDVQDLSYLQHYLDQDPRSAKYKKLTKELCEDKVSVGNLVKLIDKSNGYIFAGIEASAIEFSKITVGPVDWDYYRYPFSTWMFYLAIWISKLLSSCLFSLLATH, from the exons ATGGTGTTTGGTCAGGTGGTGATAGGGCCTCCGGGCTCCGGAAAGACGACATATTGCAATGGCATGTCCCAATTCCTGCCACTCATCGGCAG GAAGGTCGCTGTAATTAATTTGGATCCCGCTAATGATTCTTTACC ATATGATTGTGCTATAAACATTGAGGAGTTGATTAAACTTTCCGATGTCATGGCTGAGCATTCTCTTGGTCCGAACGGAA GTCTTATTTATTGCATGGACTATTTGGAGAAGAACATTGATTGGTTAGAATCCAAACTGAAACCCTTGCTCAAAG TAACGAGTTATAATCAAAATACTCAAACGTGCTTGGAGATGACCGCTTTACTGCCATTCCAGGATGTTATCCTACCAGATG ATCACTATCTTCTCTTCGATTTCCCTGGCCAAGTGGAACTGTTTTTCCTTCACGAAAATGCAAAGAGAGTTATCATGAAACTCATGAAGGACTTAAATCTCAGG TTAACGGCAGTGCACTTAGTCGATGCCCATCTTTGCAGTGATCCTGGAAAGTATGTGAGTGCATTGCTTTTGTCTTTGTCTACTATGCTACACTTGGAACTCCCGCATGTCAACGTTTTGTCTAAGATTGATCTTATCGAAAGCTATGGAAAGCTTG CTTTCAACCTTGATTTTTATACCGATGTACAAGATCTATCTTATTTGCAGCACTACCTCGATCAGGATCCTCGATCGGCTAAGTACAA GAAGCTAACGAAGGAGCTGTGCGAG GATAAAGTGAGTGTTGGAAATCTCGTTAAACTTATTGACAAGAGCAACGGGTATATATTTGCTGGCATTGAAGCGAGTGCGATCGAGTTTAGTAAAATCACAGTTGGTCCCGTTGATTGGGATTATTATAGATATCCTTTTTCTACTTGGATGTTTTATCTAGCTATATGGATTTCTAAATTGCTGTCTTCATGTCTTTTTTCTTTACTTGCAACTCACTAG
- the LOC142547444 gene encoding GPN-loop GTPase QQT1-like isoform X5: MSWLSILLVRTEVLFIAWTIWRRTLIVTSYNQNTQTCLEMTALLPFQDVILPDDHYLLFDFPGQVELFFLHENAKRVIMKLMKDLNLRLTAVHLVDAHLCSDPGKYVSALLLSLSTMLHLELPHVNVLSKIDLIESYGKLAFNLDFYTDVQDLSYLQHYLDQDPRSAKYKKLTKELCEVIEDYSLVNFTTLDIQDKVSVGNLVKLIDKSNGYIFAGIEASAIEFSKITVGPVDWDYYRYPFSTWMFYLAIWISKLLSSCLFSLLATH; encoded by the exons ATGTCATGGCTGAGCATTCTCTTGGTCCGAACGGAA GTCTTATTTATTGCATGGACTATTTGGAGAAGAACATTGATTG TAACGAGTTATAATCAAAATACTCAAACGTGCTTGGAGATGACCGCTTTACTGCCATTCCAGGATGTTATCCTACCAGATG ATCACTATCTTCTCTTCGATTTCCCTGGCCAAGTGGAACTGTTTTTCCTTCACGAAAATGCAAAGAGAGTTATCATGAAACTCATGAAGGACTTAAATCTCAGG TTAACGGCAGTGCACTTAGTCGATGCCCATCTTTGCAGTGATCCTGGAAAGTATGTGAGTGCATTGCTTTTGTCTTTGTCTACTATGCTACACTTGGAACTCCCGCATGTCAACGTTTTGTCTAAGATTGATCTTATCGAAAGCTATGGAAAGCTTG CTTTCAACCTTGATTTTTATACCGATGTACAAGATCTATCTTATTTGCAGCACTACCTCGATCAGGATCCTCGATCGGCTAAGTACAA GAAGCTAACGAAGGAGCTGTGCGAGGTGATAGAAGATTACAGTCTTGTCAATTTCACGACTTTAGATATTCAA GATAAAGTGAGTGTTGGAAATCTCGTTAAACTTATTGACAAGAGCAACGGGTATATATTTGCTGGCATTGAAGCGAGTGCGATCGAGTTTAGTAAAATCACAGTTGGTCCCGTTGATTGGGATTATTATAGATATCCTTTTTCTACTTGGATGTTTTATCTAGCTATATGGATTTCTAAATTGCTGTCTTCATGTCTTTTTTCTTTACTTGCAACTCACTAG